CGATCCGCCAAAGAAGGCTCGGCCAGCCCAAAAACGCAAAGATGACTATGCTTATTACCATCACGATAAGCAGGAAATTGGTCCCGCAGCGCGGATGCAGCGTACTGAATCCCTGTATCTTCTCAGGCGTAAGTTCCGCCCCCGCCTCATAAGCGTTAATGGTCTTGTGTTCGGCGCCGTGATACTGAAATACCCGCCGTATATCTTTCATCAGGGAAATTCCCACGACATACAGCAAAAAAATGGCAAGCCGCAACAAGCCTTCCGCCATGTTCAGCCAGAAATGACCGAAGCCGCTGCCGGACAGAAACCTCGCCATATAGGTGGGTATGACAATAAAAAGCAAGACCGCCAAAAAAACGGCAAAAGCCATAGTCAACGCCAAATCGCGCGCGGTAAGCTGCTCCCCTTCTTCGCCCGCTTCCCGGGCCGACCAGGAAAGTTCCCTTATCCCACAGGCAAGCGATTCGGCAAGCATGACGAAGCCGCGCAGAAAAGGCTTTTTCAAGATAGGATGCCGGGAAGCGATGGTTACAAACGGCTTTTTGTTTACGACTATTTC
This Acidaminococcales bacterium DNA region includes the following protein-coding sequences:
- a CDS encoding DUF1385 domain-containing protein, encoding MEKNPIGGQAVIEGVMMRGPSGLATAVRKPDGEIVVNKKPFVTIASRHPILKKPFLRGFVMLAESLACGIRELSWSAREAGEEGEQLTARDLALTMAFAVFLAVLLFIVIPTYMARFLSGSGFGHFWLNMAEGLLRLAIFLLYVVGISLMKDIRRVFQYHGAEHKTINAYEAGAELTPEKIQGFSTLHPRCGTNFLLIVMVISIVIFAFLGWPSLLWRIVSRVLLMPAVAGISYEIIRFAGNNFQYRLVRLLIMPGLLLQKLTTREPSGEQIEVAVKALEAVLPEAAAEGAAGGEGRGLGFAG